A portion of the Parasedimentitalea marina genome contains these proteins:
- a CDS encoding YggS family pyridoxal phosphate-dependent enzyme produces the protein MSLDEIKSHIAKAETDAGREPGAVTLIAVSKVQPNERVEAVLEQGQRCFGENRVQEAAGKWPDFKGRFTGIDLHLIGPLQTNKVRQAMELCDAIHSVDRPKLAKALARLAQELGHCPDLFLQVNTGEEDQKAGVFPAEADSFIAECQALDLPVKGLMCIPPVGEDASQHFALLAKIAANNGLDGLSMGMSSDFEVAIAQGATHVRVGSAIFGTRGG, from the coding sequence ATGTCACTGGATGAGATTAAATCCCACATCGCCAAGGCCGAAACTGACGCTGGACGTGAACCGGGCGCTGTGACTCTGATTGCAGTATCCAAGGTGCAGCCCAATGAGCGTGTTGAGGCGGTTCTTGAGCAGGGGCAGCGGTGCTTTGGTGAAAACCGGGTGCAAGAAGCTGCTGGTAAATGGCCGGATTTCAAGGGCCGCTTTACCGGGATAGATTTGCACTTGATTGGCCCCTTGCAGACCAACAAGGTTCGGCAGGCCATGGAATTATGCGATGCAATCCACTCGGTTGATCGACCAAAACTTGCTAAAGCGCTGGCCCGATTGGCGCAGGAATTGGGGCACTGTCCGGATCTTTTCCTGCAGGTGAATACCGGTGAAGAAGACCAGAAAGCCGGAGTCTTTCCTGCCGAGGCTGATAGTTTCATCGCCGAATGCCAGGCGTTGGACCTACCGGTCAAAGGGCTGATGTGCATTCCTCCGGTAGGAGAGGACGCGTCCCAACACTTTGCTTTATTGGCAAAAATTGCTGCAAACAATGGGTTGGATGGTCTGTCAATGGGGATGAGCAGTGATTTTGAAGTGGCCATCGCACAGGGGGCGACCCATGTGCGGGTTGGATCTGCAATTTTCGGAACGCGTGGCGGGTGA
- a CDS encoding porin — protein MKKILFATTALIATAGMAAAEINLGGSARFGLAYNESNAESTRVEQRMRINITGIATTDAGVKFEARFRLESNEDSSNAIAGRGPGAAGFAVSYEGLRVDVGNVSDVIDSGDVVDYYGYGIGLTALVEHNTPFYGNGLPIGGFGAGDQDTTTVKARYTASGFTVAASYSETRAQAAVTTTDSAGDTTVTTAAVAATDEFQIGAGYDFNGTTVGAAYGDDDAAGEFWVATVSGSFGQFGYSVIVGDADAFADVAVGASMNYEISSATSIQALVADGANDADATYGVGFKHSLGGGVTLKGGVASDNGNTLADLGVALSF, from the coding sequence ATGAAAAAGATTCTCTTCGCGACAACTGCGTTGATCGCCACTGCCGGTATGGCTGCTGCTGAAATCAATCTGGGCGGTTCCGCTCGTTTTGGTCTGGCTTACAACGAGTCCAACGCTGAATCCACACGTGTTGAGCAGCGTATGCGTATCAACATCACTGGCATCGCAACCACCGACGCTGGCGTAAAATTCGAAGCTCGTTTCCGTCTGGAATCGAACGAAGATAGCTCCAACGCAATCGCTGGCCGCGGTCCTGGTGCTGCTGGTTTCGCAGTATCCTACGAAGGTCTGCGCGTTGACGTAGGTAACGTATCCGACGTCATCGATTCGGGCGACGTTGTAGACTACTACGGTTACGGCATCGGTCTGACAGCTCTGGTTGAGCACAACACTCCATTCTATGGCAACGGTCTGCCAATCGGTGGCTTCGGTGCTGGCGATCAGGACACAACAACTGTTAAAGCACGTTACACTGCTAGCGGTTTCACTGTTGCGGCTTCCTACTCCGAAACACGCGCTCAAGCTGCTGTGACCACCACTGACTCCGCCGGTGACACAACAGTAACAACAGCTGCTGTTGCTGCAACCGACGAATTCCAGATCGGTGCTGGCTATGACTTCAACGGCACAACTGTCGGCGCAGCATACGGCGACGACGACGCTGCTGGCGAATTCTGGGTTGCGACCGTTTCCGGTTCGTTTGGTCAGTTTGGCTATAGCGTAATTGTAGGCGATGCAGATGCATTCGCAGACGTTGCGGTTGGTGCTTCCATGAACTACGAAATCTCCTCGGCTACTTCGATCCAAGCCCTGGTTGCTGATGGCGCAAACGACGCTGACGCGACTTACGGTGTTGGCTTCAAGCACAGCCTGGGTGGCGGTGTTACCCTTAAAGGTGGTGTTGCTTCCGACAACGGAAACACACTGGCTGACCTGGGTGTTGCACTCAGCTTCTAA
- a CDS encoding DUF3576 domain-containing protein yields MHWLTKLGTISLITLVAGCGAFSNKDGSPNRSASNNAPPVRPERDFQDAVTFDDSGETIWDAFRSSDIEQTVQVNRYLWAASLDVLGFLPVQSVDPFTGLIITGFGTPPGGGRSYRATVHIKDPALDARSLNVALHSKGGAVSAATTRAVEDAILSRARQLRIADKNL; encoded by the coding sequence ATGCACTGGCTAACGAAGCTCGGAACGATATCGCTAATCACCTTGGTCGCCGGGTGCGGTGCCTTCAGCAATAAAGATGGCTCGCCAAATAGATCGGCATCCAACAACGCCCCACCCGTACGTCCCGAGCGTGATTTCCAAGATGCAGTTACCTTTGATGACAGCGGCGAAACGATTTGGGATGCATTTCGGTCTTCTGATATTGAACAGACCGTTCAGGTCAACCGCTACCTCTGGGCCGCGTCCCTGGATGTTCTGGGTTTTCTGCCTGTGCAGTCAGTTGATCCCTTTACCGGGTTGATCATTACTGGCTTTGGCACCCCTCCAGGTGGCGGTCGATCCTACCGCGCCACGGTACATATCAAGGACCCGGCACTGGATGCGCGATCCTTGAATGTTGCCCTGCATTCCAAAGGTGGAGCTGTCAGTGCCGCTACGACCCGCGCGGTCGAAGATGCCATCTTGTCACGGGCCCGGCAGCTACGGATTGCCGATAAAAATCTCTGA